In one window of Musa acuminata AAA Group cultivar baxijiao chromosome BXJ3-2, Cavendish_Baxijiao_AAA, whole genome shotgun sequence DNA:
- the LOC135583532 gene encoding alpha-1,3-arabinosyltransferase XAT3-like isoform X4, whose protein sequence is MRRSESFSHLKPWKLSQAALFGCLLIMTVILVCLIKSGSNTIVTLNLQLSSYSNMALPMEEELKTGGQGGLPSTPASFEEAQLSDESLQGGKEAAILPHALKEKQDKKEAHEDAATSLTSTTMEDKELDEPATGNQTVTLQLQHEDKHGGGDSNKVIKLPPVPKEKQREEETTAGLCSVMAGNIKRITKRLIKESRVVCDFTAPRSDICSMDGDVRVLGRSSIIMLASPPTDRSPTENTTWKIRPYPRKWESTMELIKELTVTVAAEPEKAPRCMINHGVPAVFFSTGGFVGNYFHDFTDVIIPLFMMARRFNGEVQLVVTDFNYQFMAKYQQILRHLSHYPAINLDADDRVHCFPHAHVGLHSHRALGIDASKSPNGISMSDFRDFLRKCFSLKRKYSEGIDLQSRRKPRLLLILRRGSRSFVNERQVMRMVKGLGFKLITAGPEETKNISRFAQMVNSVDVLMGIHGAGLTNMVFLPSNATLVQIIPCCDLAKGCRYIFAEPAPDMGIRYVEYEIRVEESSLIEKYPRDDVLFRDPLSIQKQLGFNAFWNIFLNQQKGLQQPGRKRSLWRSSLEMQVRPRSIRMEMMDMEMKILDGFLLFFVVVWFWNVAGRRFRFFWSRVL, encoded by the exons ATGAGGCGATCCGAGAGCTTTAGCCATCTGAAACCATGGAAGCTCAGCCAGGCTGCCCTCTTCGGATGCCTTCTGATCATGACAGTGATCCTtgtttgtctcatcaaatctggtTCTAACACCATCGTTACAT TGAATTTGCAGCTATCCAGCTATTCGAATATGGCTTTGCCCATGGAGGAGGAACTGAAGACTGGAGGACAAG GTGGATTACCAAGTACACCTGCTTCATTTGAGGAAGCACAGCTAAGCGATGAGTCACTTCAAGGAG GTAAAGAAGCAGCAATACTTCCACATGCACTGAAGGAAAAGCAAGATAAGAAAGAAGCACATGAAG ATGCAGCAACAAGCTTAACCTCGACAACAATGGAAGATAAGGAGTTGGATGAACCGGCTACAG GCAATCAAACAGTGACACTGCAACTTCAGCATGAAGACAAGCATGGTGGTGGTGACTCAAATAAAG TGATAAAATTGCCTCCTGTTCCGAAGGAAAAGCAGAGAGAAGAAGAGACAACAGCTGGTTTGTGCTCTGTGATGGCTGGCAATATTAAGAGAATTACCA AGAGATTGATCAAGGAGAGCAGAGTGGTGTGTGATTTCACGGCACCAAGATCAGATATCTGCTCGATGGATGGCGATGTTAGAGTTCTTGGCAGATCATCCATCATCATGTTGGCTTCGCCACCTACGGATCGATCTCCGACAGAGAACACGACATGGAAGATCAGACCGTATCCGAGGAAGTGGGAATCGACCATGGAGCTTATCAAGGAGCTCACCGTGACAGTAGCAGCTGAGCCTGAGAAGGCCCCTCGCTGCATGATAAACCACGGCGTCCCCGCCGTGTTCTTCTCCACCGGTGGGTTCGTCGGCAACTACTTCCACGACTTCACCGATGTGATCATCCCCCTCTTCATGATGGCTCGCCGATTCAACGGAGAGGTTCAGCTCGTCGTCACCGACTTCAACTACCAGTTCATGGCTAAGTATCAGCAGATCCTGAGGCACCTCTCCCACTACCCGGCCATCAACTTGGACGCAGACGATCGAGTTCATTGCTTCCCCCATGCACACGTGGGTCTTCACAGCCACAGAGCGCTGGGCATCGATGCCTCGAAATCTCCAAATGGGATATCCATGAGCGACTTCAGAGACTTCCTGAGGAAGTGCTTCTCGCTCAAGAGAAAGTACAGCGAGGGGATCGATCTGCAGTCGAGGAGGAAACCAAGGTTGCTGCTAATTCTTCGGAGAGGATCGCGGTCCTTCGTCAACGAAAGGCAGGTGATGAGGATGGTGAAAGGGCTCGGGTTCAAGCTGATCACGGCCGGGCCTGAGGAGACGAAGAACATCTCCCGCTTCGCGCAGATGGTGAACTCGGTGGATGTGTTGATGGGGATCCACGGGGCTGGGCTCACGAACATGGTCTTCCTTCCTTCGAATGCGACACTGGTTCAGATCATTCCTTGCTGTGATCTGGCGAAAGGGTGCAGATACATCTTCGCAGAGCCAGCTCCGGACATGGGAATAAGATACGTGGAGTACGAGATAAGAGTGGAGGAGAGCTCCCTGATAGAGAAGTACCCCAGGGATGATGTTTTGTTCAGGGACCCCCTTTCGATTCAGAAGCAACTAGGATTCAATGCATTCTGGAACATATTTCTGAACCAGCAAAAG GGATTGCAGCAACCAGGAAGAAAGCGAAGTTTGTGGAGGTCTTCGTTGGAGATGCAGGTGAGGCCTCGATCCATCAGGATGGAGATGATGGACATGGAAATGAAGATTCTCGAtggctttcttctcttcttcgtcGTCGTTTGGTTTTGGAATGTAGCGGGGAGGAGGTTTCGGTTCTTTTGGTCGCGTGTGCTGTGA
- the LOC135583532 gene encoding alpha-1,3-arabinosyltransferase XAT3-like isoform X2, whose amino-acid sequence MRRSESFSHLKPWKLSQAALFGCLLIMTVILVCLIKSGSNTIVTLNLQLSSYSNMALPMEEELKTGGQGGLPSTPASFEEAQLSDESLQGGKEAAILPHALKEKQDKKEAHEDAATSLTSTTMEDKELDEPATGNQTVTLQLQHEDKHGGGDSNKDWTVIKLPPVPKEKQREEETTAGLCSVMAGNIKRITKRLIKESRVVCDFTAPRSDICSMDGDVRVLGRSSIIMLASPPTDRSPTENTTWKIRPYPRKWESTMELIKELTVTVAAEPEKAPRCMINHGVPAVFFSTGGFVGNYFHDFTDVIIPLFMMARRFNGEVQLVVTDFNYQFMAKYQQILRHLSHYPAINLDADDRVHCFPHAHVGLHSHRALGIDASKSPNGISMSDFRDFLRKCFSLKRKYSEGIDLQSRRKPRLLLILRRGSRSFVNERQVMRMVKGLGFKLITAGPEETKNISRFAQMVNSVDVLMGIHGAGLTNMVFLPSNATLVQIIPCCDLAKGCRYIFAEPAPDMGIRYVEYEIRVEESSLIEKYPRDDVLFRDPLSIQKQLGFNAFWNIFLNQQKGLQQPGRKRSLWRSSLEMQVRPRSIRMEMMDMEMKILDGFLLFFVVVWFWNVAGRRFRFFWSRVL is encoded by the exons ATGAGGCGATCCGAGAGCTTTAGCCATCTGAAACCATGGAAGCTCAGCCAGGCTGCCCTCTTCGGATGCCTTCTGATCATGACAGTGATCCTtgtttgtctcatcaaatctggtTCTAACACCATCGTTACAT TGAATTTGCAGCTATCCAGCTATTCGAATATGGCTTTGCCCATGGAGGAGGAACTGAAGACTGGAGGACAAG GTGGATTACCAAGTACACCTGCTTCATTTGAGGAAGCACAGCTAAGCGATGAGTCACTTCAAGGAG GTAAAGAAGCAGCAATACTTCCACATGCACTGAAGGAAAAGCAAGATAAGAAAGAAGCACATGAAG ATGCAGCAACAAGCTTAACCTCGACAACAATGGAAGATAAGGAGTTGGATGAACCGGCTACAG GCAATCAAACAGTGACACTGCAACTTCAGCATGAAGACAAGCATGGTGGTGGTGACTCAAATAAAG ATTGGACAGTGATAAAATTGCCTCCTGTTCCGAAGGAAAAGCAGAGAGAAGAAGAGACAACAGCTGGTTTGTGCTCTGTGATGGCTGGCAATATTAAGAGAATTACCA AGAGATTGATCAAGGAGAGCAGAGTGGTGTGTGATTTCACGGCACCAAGATCAGATATCTGCTCGATGGATGGCGATGTTAGAGTTCTTGGCAGATCATCCATCATCATGTTGGCTTCGCCACCTACGGATCGATCTCCGACAGAGAACACGACATGGAAGATCAGACCGTATCCGAGGAAGTGGGAATCGACCATGGAGCTTATCAAGGAGCTCACCGTGACAGTAGCAGCTGAGCCTGAGAAGGCCCCTCGCTGCATGATAAACCACGGCGTCCCCGCCGTGTTCTTCTCCACCGGTGGGTTCGTCGGCAACTACTTCCACGACTTCACCGATGTGATCATCCCCCTCTTCATGATGGCTCGCCGATTCAACGGAGAGGTTCAGCTCGTCGTCACCGACTTCAACTACCAGTTCATGGCTAAGTATCAGCAGATCCTGAGGCACCTCTCCCACTACCCGGCCATCAACTTGGACGCAGACGATCGAGTTCATTGCTTCCCCCATGCACACGTGGGTCTTCACAGCCACAGAGCGCTGGGCATCGATGCCTCGAAATCTCCAAATGGGATATCCATGAGCGACTTCAGAGACTTCCTGAGGAAGTGCTTCTCGCTCAAGAGAAAGTACAGCGAGGGGATCGATCTGCAGTCGAGGAGGAAACCAAGGTTGCTGCTAATTCTTCGGAGAGGATCGCGGTCCTTCGTCAACGAAAGGCAGGTGATGAGGATGGTGAAAGGGCTCGGGTTCAAGCTGATCACGGCCGGGCCTGAGGAGACGAAGAACATCTCCCGCTTCGCGCAGATGGTGAACTCGGTGGATGTGTTGATGGGGATCCACGGGGCTGGGCTCACGAACATGGTCTTCCTTCCTTCGAATGCGACACTGGTTCAGATCATTCCTTGCTGTGATCTGGCGAAAGGGTGCAGATACATCTTCGCAGAGCCAGCTCCGGACATGGGAATAAGATACGTGGAGTACGAGATAAGAGTGGAGGAGAGCTCCCTGATAGAGAAGTACCCCAGGGATGATGTTTTGTTCAGGGACCCCCTTTCGATTCAGAAGCAACTAGGATTCAATGCATTCTGGAACATATTTCTGAACCAGCAAAAG GGATTGCAGCAACCAGGAAGAAAGCGAAGTTTGTGGAGGTCTTCGTTGGAGATGCAGGTGAGGCCTCGATCCATCAGGATGGAGATGATGGACATGGAAATGAAGATTCTCGAtggctttcttctcttcttcgtcGTCGTTTGGTTTTGGAATGTAGCGGGGAGGAGGTTTCGGTTCTTTTGGTCGCGTGTGCTGTGA
- the LOC135583532 gene encoding alpha-1,3-arabinosyltransferase XAT3-like isoform X1 — MRRSESFSHLKPWKLSQAALFGCLLIMTVILVCLIKSGSNTIVTLNLQLSSYSNMALPMEEELKTGGQGGLPSTPASFEEAQLSDESLQGGKEAAILPHALKEKQDKKEAHEDAATSLTSTTMEDKELDEPATGGNQTVTLQLQHEDKHGGGDSNKDWTVIKLPPVPKEKQREEETTAGLCSVMAGNIKRITKRLIKESRVVCDFTAPRSDICSMDGDVRVLGRSSIIMLASPPTDRSPTENTTWKIRPYPRKWESTMELIKELTVTVAAEPEKAPRCMINHGVPAVFFSTGGFVGNYFHDFTDVIIPLFMMARRFNGEVQLVVTDFNYQFMAKYQQILRHLSHYPAINLDADDRVHCFPHAHVGLHSHRALGIDASKSPNGISMSDFRDFLRKCFSLKRKYSEGIDLQSRRKPRLLLILRRGSRSFVNERQVMRMVKGLGFKLITAGPEETKNISRFAQMVNSVDVLMGIHGAGLTNMVFLPSNATLVQIIPCCDLAKGCRYIFAEPAPDMGIRYVEYEIRVEESSLIEKYPRDDVLFRDPLSIQKQLGFNAFWNIFLNQQKGLQQPGRKRSLWRSSLEMQVRPRSIRMEMMDMEMKILDGFLLFFVVVWFWNVAGRRFRFFWSRVL, encoded by the exons ATGAGGCGATCCGAGAGCTTTAGCCATCTGAAACCATGGAAGCTCAGCCAGGCTGCCCTCTTCGGATGCCTTCTGATCATGACAGTGATCCTtgtttgtctcatcaaatctggtTCTAACACCATCGTTACAT TGAATTTGCAGCTATCCAGCTATTCGAATATGGCTTTGCCCATGGAGGAGGAACTGAAGACTGGAGGACAAG GTGGATTACCAAGTACACCTGCTTCATTTGAGGAAGCACAGCTAAGCGATGAGTCACTTCAAGGAG GTAAAGAAGCAGCAATACTTCCACATGCACTGAAGGAAAAGCAAGATAAGAAAGAAGCACATGAAG ATGCAGCAACAAGCTTAACCTCGACAACAATGGAAGATAAGGAGTTGGATGAACCGGCTACAGGTG GCAATCAAACAGTGACACTGCAACTTCAGCATGAAGACAAGCATGGTGGTGGTGACTCAAATAAAG ATTGGACAGTGATAAAATTGCCTCCTGTTCCGAAGGAAAAGCAGAGAGAAGAAGAGACAACAGCTGGTTTGTGCTCTGTGATGGCTGGCAATATTAAGAGAATTACCA AGAGATTGATCAAGGAGAGCAGAGTGGTGTGTGATTTCACGGCACCAAGATCAGATATCTGCTCGATGGATGGCGATGTTAGAGTTCTTGGCAGATCATCCATCATCATGTTGGCTTCGCCACCTACGGATCGATCTCCGACAGAGAACACGACATGGAAGATCAGACCGTATCCGAGGAAGTGGGAATCGACCATGGAGCTTATCAAGGAGCTCACCGTGACAGTAGCAGCTGAGCCTGAGAAGGCCCCTCGCTGCATGATAAACCACGGCGTCCCCGCCGTGTTCTTCTCCACCGGTGGGTTCGTCGGCAACTACTTCCACGACTTCACCGATGTGATCATCCCCCTCTTCATGATGGCTCGCCGATTCAACGGAGAGGTTCAGCTCGTCGTCACCGACTTCAACTACCAGTTCATGGCTAAGTATCAGCAGATCCTGAGGCACCTCTCCCACTACCCGGCCATCAACTTGGACGCAGACGATCGAGTTCATTGCTTCCCCCATGCACACGTGGGTCTTCACAGCCACAGAGCGCTGGGCATCGATGCCTCGAAATCTCCAAATGGGATATCCATGAGCGACTTCAGAGACTTCCTGAGGAAGTGCTTCTCGCTCAAGAGAAAGTACAGCGAGGGGATCGATCTGCAGTCGAGGAGGAAACCAAGGTTGCTGCTAATTCTTCGGAGAGGATCGCGGTCCTTCGTCAACGAAAGGCAGGTGATGAGGATGGTGAAAGGGCTCGGGTTCAAGCTGATCACGGCCGGGCCTGAGGAGACGAAGAACATCTCCCGCTTCGCGCAGATGGTGAACTCGGTGGATGTGTTGATGGGGATCCACGGGGCTGGGCTCACGAACATGGTCTTCCTTCCTTCGAATGCGACACTGGTTCAGATCATTCCTTGCTGTGATCTGGCGAAAGGGTGCAGATACATCTTCGCAGAGCCAGCTCCGGACATGGGAATAAGATACGTGGAGTACGAGATAAGAGTGGAGGAGAGCTCCCTGATAGAGAAGTACCCCAGGGATGATGTTTTGTTCAGGGACCCCCTTTCGATTCAGAAGCAACTAGGATTCAATGCATTCTGGAACATATTTCTGAACCAGCAAAAG GGATTGCAGCAACCAGGAAGAAAGCGAAGTTTGTGGAGGTCTTCGTTGGAGATGCAGGTGAGGCCTCGATCCATCAGGATGGAGATGATGGACATGGAAATGAAGATTCTCGAtggctttcttctcttcttcgtcGTCGTTTGGTTTTGGAATGTAGCGGGGAGGAGGTTTCGGTTCTTTTGGTCGCGTGTGCTGTGA
- the LOC135583532 gene encoding alpha-1,3-arabinosyltransferase XAT3-like isoform X3 yields the protein MRRSESFSHLKPWKLSQAALFGCLLIMTVILVCLIKSGSNTIVTLNLQLSSYSNMALPMEEELKTGGQGGLPSTPASFEEAQLSDESLQGGKEAAILPHALKEKQDKKEAHEDAATSLTSTTMEDKELDEPATGGNQTVTLQLQHEDKHGGGDSNKVIKLPPVPKEKQREEETTAGLCSVMAGNIKRITKRLIKESRVVCDFTAPRSDICSMDGDVRVLGRSSIIMLASPPTDRSPTENTTWKIRPYPRKWESTMELIKELTVTVAAEPEKAPRCMINHGVPAVFFSTGGFVGNYFHDFTDVIIPLFMMARRFNGEVQLVVTDFNYQFMAKYQQILRHLSHYPAINLDADDRVHCFPHAHVGLHSHRALGIDASKSPNGISMSDFRDFLRKCFSLKRKYSEGIDLQSRRKPRLLLILRRGSRSFVNERQVMRMVKGLGFKLITAGPEETKNISRFAQMVNSVDVLMGIHGAGLTNMVFLPSNATLVQIIPCCDLAKGCRYIFAEPAPDMGIRYVEYEIRVEESSLIEKYPRDDVLFRDPLSIQKQLGFNAFWNIFLNQQKGLQQPGRKRSLWRSSLEMQVRPRSIRMEMMDMEMKILDGFLLFFVVVWFWNVAGRRFRFFWSRVL from the exons ATGAGGCGATCCGAGAGCTTTAGCCATCTGAAACCATGGAAGCTCAGCCAGGCTGCCCTCTTCGGATGCCTTCTGATCATGACAGTGATCCTtgtttgtctcatcaaatctggtTCTAACACCATCGTTACAT TGAATTTGCAGCTATCCAGCTATTCGAATATGGCTTTGCCCATGGAGGAGGAACTGAAGACTGGAGGACAAG GTGGATTACCAAGTACACCTGCTTCATTTGAGGAAGCACAGCTAAGCGATGAGTCACTTCAAGGAG GTAAAGAAGCAGCAATACTTCCACATGCACTGAAGGAAAAGCAAGATAAGAAAGAAGCACATGAAG ATGCAGCAACAAGCTTAACCTCGACAACAATGGAAGATAAGGAGTTGGATGAACCGGCTACAGGTG GCAATCAAACAGTGACACTGCAACTTCAGCATGAAGACAAGCATGGTGGTGGTGACTCAAATAAAG TGATAAAATTGCCTCCTGTTCCGAAGGAAAAGCAGAGAGAAGAAGAGACAACAGCTGGTTTGTGCTCTGTGATGGCTGGCAATATTAAGAGAATTACCA AGAGATTGATCAAGGAGAGCAGAGTGGTGTGTGATTTCACGGCACCAAGATCAGATATCTGCTCGATGGATGGCGATGTTAGAGTTCTTGGCAGATCATCCATCATCATGTTGGCTTCGCCACCTACGGATCGATCTCCGACAGAGAACACGACATGGAAGATCAGACCGTATCCGAGGAAGTGGGAATCGACCATGGAGCTTATCAAGGAGCTCACCGTGACAGTAGCAGCTGAGCCTGAGAAGGCCCCTCGCTGCATGATAAACCACGGCGTCCCCGCCGTGTTCTTCTCCACCGGTGGGTTCGTCGGCAACTACTTCCACGACTTCACCGATGTGATCATCCCCCTCTTCATGATGGCTCGCCGATTCAACGGAGAGGTTCAGCTCGTCGTCACCGACTTCAACTACCAGTTCATGGCTAAGTATCAGCAGATCCTGAGGCACCTCTCCCACTACCCGGCCATCAACTTGGACGCAGACGATCGAGTTCATTGCTTCCCCCATGCACACGTGGGTCTTCACAGCCACAGAGCGCTGGGCATCGATGCCTCGAAATCTCCAAATGGGATATCCATGAGCGACTTCAGAGACTTCCTGAGGAAGTGCTTCTCGCTCAAGAGAAAGTACAGCGAGGGGATCGATCTGCAGTCGAGGAGGAAACCAAGGTTGCTGCTAATTCTTCGGAGAGGATCGCGGTCCTTCGTCAACGAAAGGCAGGTGATGAGGATGGTGAAAGGGCTCGGGTTCAAGCTGATCACGGCCGGGCCTGAGGAGACGAAGAACATCTCCCGCTTCGCGCAGATGGTGAACTCGGTGGATGTGTTGATGGGGATCCACGGGGCTGGGCTCACGAACATGGTCTTCCTTCCTTCGAATGCGACACTGGTTCAGATCATTCCTTGCTGTGATCTGGCGAAAGGGTGCAGATACATCTTCGCAGAGCCAGCTCCGGACATGGGAATAAGATACGTGGAGTACGAGATAAGAGTGGAGGAGAGCTCCCTGATAGAGAAGTACCCCAGGGATGATGTTTTGTTCAGGGACCCCCTTTCGATTCAGAAGCAACTAGGATTCAATGCATTCTGGAACATATTTCTGAACCAGCAAAAG GGATTGCAGCAACCAGGAAGAAAGCGAAGTTTGTGGAGGTCTTCGTTGGAGATGCAGGTGAGGCCTCGATCCATCAGGATGGAGATGATGGACATGGAAATGAAGATTCTCGAtggctttcttctcttcttcgtcGTCGTTTGGTTTTGGAATGTAGCGGGGAGGAGGTTTCGGTTCTTTTGGTCGCGTGTGCTGTGA
- the LOC135583532 gene encoding alpha-1,3-arabinosyltransferase XAT3-like isoform X7 — MRRSESFSHLKPWKLSQAALFGCLLIMTVILVCLIKSGSNTIVTLNLQLSSYSNMALPMEEELKTGGQGGLPSTPASFEEAQLSDESLQGGKEAAILPHALKEKQDKKEAHEDAATSLTSTTMEDKELDEPATGNQTVTLQLQHEDKHGGGDSNKVIKLPPVPKEKQREEETTAERLIKESRVVCDFTAPRSDICSMDGDVRVLGRSSIIMLASPPTDRSPTENTTWKIRPYPRKWESTMELIKELTVTVAAEPEKAPRCMINHGVPAVFFSTGGFVGNYFHDFTDVIIPLFMMARRFNGEVQLVVTDFNYQFMAKYQQILRHLSHYPAINLDADDRVHCFPHAHVGLHSHRALGIDASKSPNGISMSDFRDFLRKCFSLKRKYSEGIDLQSRRKPRLLLILRRGSRSFVNERQVMRMVKGLGFKLITAGPEETKNISRFAQMVNSVDVLMGIHGAGLTNMVFLPSNATLVQIIPCCDLAKGCRYIFAEPAPDMGIRYVEYEIRVEESSLIEKYPRDDVLFRDPLSIQKQLGFNAFWNIFLNQQKGLQQPGRKRSLWRSSLEMQVRPRSIRMEMMDMEMKILDGFLLFFVVVWFWNVAGRRFRFFWSRVL; from the exons ATGAGGCGATCCGAGAGCTTTAGCCATCTGAAACCATGGAAGCTCAGCCAGGCTGCCCTCTTCGGATGCCTTCTGATCATGACAGTGATCCTtgtttgtctcatcaaatctggtTCTAACACCATCGTTACAT TGAATTTGCAGCTATCCAGCTATTCGAATATGGCTTTGCCCATGGAGGAGGAACTGAAGACTGGAGGACAAG GTGGATTACCAAGTACACCTGCTTCATTTGAGGAAGCACAGCTAAGCGATGAGTCACTTCAAGGAG GTAAAGAAGCAGCAATACTTCCACATGCACTGAAGGAAAAGCAAGATAAGAAAGAAGCACATGAAG ATGCAGCAACAAGCTTAACCTCGACAACAATGGAAGATAAGGAGTTGGATGAACCGGCTACAG GCAATCAAACAGTGACACTGCAACTTCAGCATGAAGACAAGCATGGTGGTGGTGACTCAAATAAAG TGATAAAATTGCCTCCTGTTCCGAAGGAAAAGCAGAGAGAAGAAGAGACAACAGCTG AGAGATTGATCAAGGAGAGCAGAGTGGTGTGTGATTTCACGGCACCAAGATCAGATATCTGCTCGATGGATGGCGATGTTAGAGTTCTTGGCAGATCATCCATCATCATGTTGGCTTCGCCACCTACGGATCGATCTCCGACAGAGAACACGACATGGAAGATCAGACCGTATCCGAGGAAGTGGGAATCGACCATGGAGCTTATCAAGGAGCTCACCGTGACAGTAGCAGCTGAGCCTGAGAAGGCCCCTCGCTGCATGATAAACCACGGCGTCCCCGCCGTGTTCTTCTCCACCGGTGGGTTCGTCGGCAACTACTTCCACGACTTCACCGATGTGATCATCCCCCTCTTCATGATGGCTCGCCGATTCAACGGAGAGGTTCAGCTCGTCGTCACCGACTTCAACTACCAGTTCATGGCTAAGTATCAGCAGATCCTGAGGCACCTCTCCCACTACCCGGCCATCAACTTGGACGCAGACGATCGAGTTCATTGCTTCCCCCATGCACACGTGGGTCTTCACAGCCACAGAGCGCTGGGCATCGATGCCTCGAAATCTCCAAATGGGATATCCATGAGCGACTTCAGAGACTTCCTGAGGAAGTGCTTCTCGCTCAAGAGAAAGTACAGCGAGGGGATCGATCTGCAGTCGAGGAGGAAACCAAGGTTGCTGCTAATTCTTCGGAGAGGATCGCGGTCCTTCGTCAACGAAAGGCAGGTGATGAGGATGGTGAAAGGGCTCGGGTTCAAGCTGATCACGGCCGGGCCTGAGGAGACGAAGAACATCTCCCGCTTCGCGCAGATGGTGAACTCGGTGGATGTGTTGATGGGGATCCACGGGGCTGGGCTCACGAACATGGTCTTCCTTCCTTCGAATGCGACACTGGTTCAGATCATTCCTTGCTGTGATCTGGCGAAAGGGTGCAGATACATCTTCGCAGAGCCAGCTCCGGACATGGGAATAAGATACGTGGAGTACGAGATAAGAGTGGAGGAGAGCTCCCTGATAGAGAAGTACCCCAGGGATGATGTTTTGTTCAGGGACCCCCTTTCGATTCAGAAGCAACTAGGATTCAATGCATTCTGGAACATATTTCTGAACCAGCAAAAG GGATTGCAGCAACCAGGAAGAAAGCGAAGTTTGTGGAGGTCTTCGTTGGAGATGCAGGTGAGGCCTCGATCCATCAGGATGGAGATGATGGACATGGAAATGAAGATTCTCGAtggctttcttctcttcttcgtcGTCGTTTGGTTTTGGAATGTAGCGGGGAGGAGGTTTCGGTTCTTTTGGTCGCGTGTGCTGTGA